The Staphylococcus equorum genome contains the following window.
GAAAAAGACGACGGAGGACTTTCAAGGTAGAGGTAAAAAAGTCCATAATGATTTTGTTCGTTTGTTACAAAAGAATTTAAATCGAGTGAATGCAGAAGATATTGAGATAGAGGTTCGAAAAGATGTTTATGGAGTTCGAGAAGAAATTCATTCGATGTTGCGTGAAGTTAAACAATCACATGAACATTATCAAAAAAGACAAAAGCAATTATTTACTGGTATTGGTGCA
Protein-coding sequences here:
- a CDS encoding DUF334 domain-containing protein; this translates as MKKTTEDFQGRGKKVHNDFVRLLQKNLNRVNAEDIEIEVRKDVYGVREEIHSMLREVKQSHEHYQKRQKQLFTGIGAMLLVFMLFALIMTIGRDFMGFLHVDVLQNAIASKIKASEGFISVLWYIAYGLPYILAIGLFIWLYEWIRARFHD